Within uncultured Methanoregula sp., the genomic segment TCTTGTGGAAGCTGCGATGGGTGATATCCTCGACCGGACTAATCATGGCGTACCTACTGAGTTCCGGATGCGGTGTGCCAGCGGGACCTATATCGATGTTGAGGCCATTGCCACCAACCAACTGGGGGTACCGGGGATCACCGGTATTGTCGCTACCCTGCGGGATATAACCGAACGCAAACTGGCACAACGGGCATTGTTGGAGAGCGAGGAATTATTTGCCACGGCATTCTATCACAGTCCTCTCGTGATGTCTATCAGTGATATCGATACGGGCCAGTTTGTAGATGTCAATCATCGTTTTACCAGCATTTCGGGTTATTCCAAAGAAGAGGTAATCGGAAAGACTTCTGTTGACGTGGGTTGGATTTCGAAAAAAGACCGGGATTCTTTCCAGATGGAATTAACACGTGATGGAAAAATTGGCGGCCTGGAACTCATGCTGACAAAAAAGGACGGGAATACATTCTGGTGCTCGTATTATGGCGAGATTATTAACGTAGCCGGAAAATTACAGCTCCTGTCCCTGATAGAAGATATCCATGAGAGGAAACTAGAGGAAGAGGCAACCCGCCGGATCAATAAAAAGCTCAAACTCTTCTCAGGCATTACCCGGCATGACATCAATAATCAGCTTACGGTTCTTAAAGGCAATTTTAATCTCCTCAAAAAAGAACACCCAGAAATTATCCCCAGCAATTATTTTAAGAAGATCGATATTACTGCAAAACGCATAGCATGGACGATCCAGTTCACGAAAGAATATGATGAGATCAGTGCCATGACACCCGCATGGCAGAATGTAAGAACCATTGTAACGGTTGCAGCAAGTCAGGTTACGCTCGGAAATGTAATATTGAACAACGAGCTTCCTGACGAAACGGCTATTTTTTCCGACCAGCTGATCTTCAAAGCCTTCTTCTACCTCATTGATAATGCAGTCCGGTATGGGACTAAGATTACTTTTCTCCGGTTCTGTGTGGCAGAATCCGGAGATAATCTTGTTATCCTCTGCGAAGATGACGGGATCGGGATTCCCCTCGATGAAAAGGAAACGATCTTCCTGCAGGGATTCGGGAAGAACACCGGGCTTGGACTCTACTATTCCCGGGAGATCCTCAATATCAATGGCATAGCTATCAAAGAAACGGGAAGTGAGGGTACCGGCGCACGGTTTGAGATGACGGTACCCGCAGGGCTATACCGGGTTCCTCGCAGTTAACAAAAAAAGGGATGCCAAAAAATCCGGGATCATTTCAGGTCCAGTATCCGGACGGAAATCATTCCGTATACCGGTGCCATGAAACCGGCATGATCCGGTCTTCTTTTTCCTGCAGATAACCGGGATGGTCTTTTCCGGTCCTCCGTTATTTCTTTTCCTTTCGTCCCATCTGCACTTTCTGGACCGTGACAAGGCCATGCTCTACCATTGCTTCGACTTCAGGAACGATGGCCATGATCTTCTCTTCAGTGTCCACCACATCGATCACGACCGGGAGATCCAGCGAGAGATTGAGGATATCCACTGTGTGGATCTTGTACTCGTGGCCGTACCCGATCATTCCCCGGAAGACCGTGCAGCCGGGAAATCCCTTTGCCAGGAAATAATCAACCAGGTATTTGTATGCCGATTTCTCGTTGATGCGTACCGATTCCGCGATATAGATCCGTAACAGCATTCCATCCGCTAACATACTTTCTCTCCCTCAAATTAACCACAGGACAGCCAGGTACCCCGCACCCACCCCGAGAAGGCTGCCTGCAACATTGATGAGCACGTTTGTAATCATCATAGGATAATCATGGTCTTCAAGCATACGGAATGTCTCGAAACCAAAGGTCGAGAACGTGGTGAACCCGCCCAGCCCCCCGATGCCTATGAGGGCGTAGAGATCCCCGGGAAGAGCGGCAAAGACCACGAGCGCGAACGCAAAACTCCCAAGGATGTTCACAAGAGCTGTTCCTGCCGGGATGCCCCTGATTGGTTGCAGTTTCGAGAGCTCGAACCGGAGGATGGATCCAATCGCCCCGCCAACTCCCACAAGAATAACCGGTTCCATTCAGTTCCACCTCTGGTACGAGATGATGTGCCGTCCCGCAAGGATGCCGATGAATCCGAGCAGGAGGTTTGCAAGGATGTTTGCCATCCCGAGCGCCGGCCCGGCCTGGAAACTCTGGACTGCAAGCGCCGAGAACGTGGTGAATGCCCCGATGACCCCCACGCCGAAAAAGATACGGGTGTCCCGGCTGAATTTCCCGATATAGATCGATTCGTACATGAACACGCCCATGACGAAGCACCCGAGGAAATTGACGATAAGCGTTCCCCCCAGAGACGGGATCTGCACATCAATGTACCAGCGCAGGATTGCACCCGTAAAACCTCCCGCTGCAATGAGTACGTAAGGGTAATAATTGATTTTCATGTCGTGGGTTCACCGTGTCGGGGGCGGAGTTGTGTGCGGTATCCTGAAGTGCCGGTTGAGTTGCAGGAAAACCGGGCCGTGTGCCGGTAAATCTGGGGAGTGATGGTAAAAAAATCAGGCGCCCGTACATGTCAGATGGATTTCTGGTTGTCCGGGAATTTTTACTTTCGCACGGGATAGGAATTTTTCCTCCATGACCGGGTGGGCCGGTCCTTGTCCAGCGCTCCGGCATCATCCGTTCCTCAAAAATTCCTATCTTCTCTTGTCGAGAATCCTCCCAACCAGTTTTTCCATGTATTCTTCACCTTCATCAGAACTCAGCCAGTCGGAAACCTGGTGCTTCAGCTCATTTTGGTGATTCTCAAAAAATCTTCTCAGCGCGGCAGTAATGATATCATTTCTTGAGGAGTATTCCCCGTTTTCAATCACAGTATTGATTTTCAATAACAAATCATGAGGGCATTTATACGAAATCTGTTCTTTAGGTTTACCTCGTATAGGCGGCATTTAAGTAAGAATGCAGGGGAAATGTTAATTCTTTTTGCAATTCTAGGGAGGTTCTAGAAAACCTTTTTATGATAACAGATTTTAAATAGATTTGTTGAGCATGAAGGTTCCGGTTGCGGCAGTACCTGGCGAATGCCGGTTCATATTGTTATGCGGGAGAACGGAACCATTTCCTCTCATAAAAAATGCTGTATCGCTTCTTAACATATGGAACACCCTGTTTTTGCGGGCTTTAGAATGATTTCGGTCCTGTACATAGACGATGATCCATCCCTGCTGGAAATCAGCAAAATGTATCTCGAAGATTCGGGAGAATTTCATATCGATACCGTGGAATCGGCCACCCGTGCGCTCGATATTCTCCAGCACCACAATTACGACGCGGTCATATCCGACTACCAGATGCCGGAAATGGATGGCTTAGAATTTTTAAGAAACCTGCGGAAAGAAAACCCGCTCATCCCGGTCATTATTTTTACCGGAAAAGACCGGGAAGAAATTGCCTTTGCCGCAGTTGAAAACGGGGCAGACTCCTATCACCAGAAAGGGGGCGATCCGGAAATCCAGTTCGCTGAACTGTCGCACAAGATCCGGAAATCCGTAGAACAATACCCGACAAAACTGGCGATCAGGAAAAGCGGGATCCGGCACCGGTTCGAAACCGTTCCCTGTTATACCCGGGTCCTTGATAATGAATGCCGGGTCATCTGTGACTCTCCTTCCACCGCATATATTCTCGGGTATCCCGAATCTTTTTTCACCGGGAAGATTGCGATTGATTTTATCCACCCGGAAGATCGTGAGACCGCGAAAGCTGCATTTGACCGGGTCCGGACCAGGACAAACCCCGGCACCCCGACCGGGTTTCGTCTTCGCAAGGCCAACGGGACCTATATCAGCGTAGAATCCGTTGCCATGAACCTCACCGGTGTAACCGGTGTTGACGGGATTGTCGTGACAACCTGGCTCTCCCCCGGTAAAAAAGGGATGAACCGGTATTTTGGCACGAACTAGAAAAATACCAGGATTGTTACCATGATGCTTCAGAAAGAATATGCCGGAGATAAAACCCGGAGATCGCGGGTGATGACCGGATGAAAACCGACCAGATCCGCCAGATGGCGGTCAACGAGAAGATTGCAAGGCATATGGTTCGGGGAAACGCTTTTTCCGCAGATCCCCGCAGGTATTCCCGTAATTCCCTGAATTTTCACCGGACCTGTACACCGGCAATGTGCCCTGCCGGCAATCGTATACACCAGGGCCGGGAACGCGTATGGTACCTTCCCGTACTCCTGGAACGGGCCGGGGTACCGGCAGCCCGGTGAACCATTCGGGTCCGACGAATGAATGTACCGGAAATTTCCGATTGCAACCTGGTTACCTGCCGGATTCCGGTGCATAGCATTATGCAGGAACCGGAACCATCATAAGATCGCCCGAATAACGTGAATTAACTCCGATATCCATGATCACCGTTCTCTATGTTGATGACGAACAGCACCTGCTGGATATCGCCAAGATATTTCTTGAACGGACCGGCAATTTCCTTATCGATACCGCAATTTCTGTTGCTGAAGCGCAAAAGAAACTTGAACTCTTAAAATACGATGCGATCCTTTCCGATTACCAGATGCCGGTTACTGACGGGATAGAGTTCCTCAAATTCGTCCGCGAACACATCGGCTCAATCCCGTTCATCCTGTTTACCGGCAAGGGGCGTGAGGAAATTGTCATCCAGGCACTGGAAAACGGCGCTGATTTTTATGTCCAGAAAGGCGGGGACCCCAAATCGCAGTTTGCCGAACTGCAAAATAAGATCGAAAAAGCCGTCAACGAGAATACCGCCATCTGCGCCCGGAAGGAATCCGAGCAGCGGCTGATCGATATCATCAATTTTCTCCCGGATGCCACGTTTGTCATCGATACCCGGGGGACCGTCATTGCATGGAACCGGGCCATGGAACAGATGACCGGGGTTCCTGCTACTGACATACTCGGCAAAGGCAATTACGAGTACGCGCTCCCGTTCTACCACGAGCGCCGTCCCATCCTTCTCGATCTCATTCTCTCCTACGACTTATCCTATGCGCAGACCTACGACGATATCCGGCAGGATGGCGACCAGCTCGTATCAGAAAAATTCATCCCGGCCCTTTCCGGGGGGAAAGGGGCCCATCTCTGGTTTGTTGCATCCCCGCTCTATGATGCGAAGGGAACCATTGTCGGGGCTATCGAATCGATCCGCGACATCACCGGGCAGAAAAACCTGGAACAATCGGCGAGGGCCAGCGAACGGCGGTACCACAATGTTTTCAATGCCGTAGCAGAGGCGATGATTGTCGTGGACCGGGACTCCGGATCAATTCTCGATGCAAACACGGCTGCCATCCGGCTGTACGGGTATTCCTGCGATGAATTCAGGCGGCTGCAGTCACGGGACCTTACGGACGATAACGAGCGGATGATCCCGGTTGACCGGGAAGGAATCCTGCATATTCCCGAGCGCCGGCACCGGAAAAAAGACAACACCCTTTTCCCGGCTGAAATCACTGGCAATGTCTACCCTCAGAAAAACCGGACAATTGCTATCATGACGGCCCGGGACATCACGGATCGCAAAAAATCTGAACAGGAACTCGCACAGAGGAATGACGAACTCCATGCTGCCAACGAGCAACTCGCGGCGACAACAGAAGAACTCCGGCAGAACTGCGAAGAACTCGGCAATAACCAGCGCCAGCTGATCCGGACCAATGAGTTTCTCACAAGCCTGATCTCCGCTTCGCCGTTTGCCATTGTTGCATTTGACACCATGGGGACTATCCTTAAGTGGAATCCTGCGGCAGAACAGATGTTCGGGTGGCGGGAACAGGAAATGGTAGGGAGAACATTCCCGCACATCCCCAAGAAGAACGTACGGGGATTCGAGGCAGTTCTCCGGCAGGTTTTTTCCGGCGAATCCGTTTCCGGCCTTGAACTCCGCCGGCCTAAAAAAGACGGTACGATTATCGATATCCGTCTTTCTGCAGCACCGATCTACTATGACGAGGAGACGATCAGCGGCGTTATCGGCATCATCGAAGACATTACCGAACAAAATGTGGCAAAAGAAACACTGGCCGAGAGCCGGAGAGTCCTGGACACGCTGATGAATAACCTGCCGGGGTTGGTGTACCGGTGCAAAAATGACCATGACTGGACCATGGAATTTGTCAGCAGGGGATGCCTGGACCTTACGGGATACCTGCCGGATGACCTGATTGCTAACCGCACGGTCACCTATGCATCGCTCATTGTTCCTGAAGACCGGCAGCGCGTCGAGGACGAGGTGCAGCAGGGAGTAACCAGCCAGCGCCCGTTCCAGATGGAGTACCGGATAACCGACCGGGCCGGGGCGGTCCGGTGGGTCTGGGAGCAGGGCCGGGGAATTTTCAATGCCCGCGGGGAACTTGCGTTCCTTGAAGGGTATATCACGGATAACAGCGAGCGCAAACATGCAGAAGAGGCACTCCGGCAGGCAAACAGCAAGCTGAACCTGCTCTCCGGCATTACCCGGCACGATATCATGAACCAGTTATTTGTCTTACAGGCATATATCCGGAAATGTGGGGATGCGATCGACTCGCCCGTCCAGCTGGCCGAATTGTTTTCAAAGGAACAAAAGATTGCAAAAAGTATCGAGCACCAGATCGATTTCTCCCGCGATTACCAGGACCTGGGTATGCAAAAACCCGTCTGGCAGAATGTCGCTGCAGTAATCCACCGCATCCATGCAACCCACCTGATGGGCGGGATCCGGATCCATGTTGACCGGGAGGATCCCGAGGTATATGCCGATCCGCTTTTTGAAAAAGTGATGTACAACCTTATCGACAACGCTCTACGGTACGGGGGCGAGGCATTGACTGCCATCACGATATCCTCCCGTGAGGAAAACCGGTCCCTCATCATTACGGTTGCCGATGATGGCGCCGGTATCCGGGCCGAAGACAAGCCGAAGCTGTTCACCAGGGGCTTTGGCAAGAATACGGGGCTTGGCCTCTTCCTCTCCCGGGAAATCCTGTCGATCACCGGCATCGCCATCACCGAGACCGGGGAGCCGGGCAGGGGAGCACGGTTCGAGATCACCGTGCCGGACGGGAGGTACCGGTTCTGTCAGGATTCCTCCCCGCTGCGATCGTGATCTCAAATACCGGACGTTCCCCTGCAATATTGCAGCCCGCGGCAAGACAAAGAGTAAATGACTCACAACTGGATTCGGATTTTTCTGCCCTGGAATTATCCTAATCCCCCTTTGCATGGTTTTGCCGGGCTCACTCCAGGGCCCGAAAAAATCACAGATTGTCGTTTTTGAGGAAAAGAAGCTGCTCCTCGAAAACAGCTCAATTGGATTTGAAAATAATTCCGGCAGGACGCTGCCTCTCACCATTTCCCCCCAGGATCCGAAGACCTTTACGGTCCTCCCCCCGAGCGGGGCCACTCCCGATATCAATAAAACCTGGGTGCAGATGGCGATTATTAAAAATCCTTTTTTTTTGGAAGGGGGGACTCTTCCGGCAGGCCGGATTTTAATCCCATCGAATTCGATGTGGATAAACGAAGGCGAAGATGGAATTCCGTATTTTAAAAATTATGATATTACCTGGAATGATTTTATCATGTGATCGAAAACTTCACCTGAAGCATCCACCTGATCGGTGTACAGTACGATTGCATATTCATGTCCGCCCATTCCATAGTCCCAGACCGGTCCATTTCCTTTTTTGCTGACCTCGTAATGTCCCGGTACCGTGAAGTTATACCCCTGAATCGTTCCGGCATGCAGAAGATAATACGTGGACCACCATCCCTGGGTATCCCGGGCATCCGGGGCAAATACCAGTTTACGCGCTGCAGCATACCCGGAAAGAGAAACGGGATCATTGCTCACTAACCTGCGATATAAATACGAGCCGCCACTTGAACCTGAACCGCAGGTAACCGGATTACCTGCCCCGTCAAGACAATATTTCGCTGTCAATCCTTTGATGATATTTTCTGTCCATACCCCCTGGCTGTTCTCTGTGGGTGTATCCAGCGGATACATATGGGTTCCCGACCCGGCATTGTCATTCATCTGGACACCCAGCGGGTACTGGTATAATGTCAATGTGCCCGGTGCCCCCCCGGTATCGTCGATGTAAACATCTGCACCTGATTGCTTATCCGGGCTTGAAAACCGGTAAAATCCGCCCCATGTATTACTGGACACCTGACTACCCGTCCAGTTTGACGGGTAATCCATGGTAAATCCATAGGAAGGATCGGAATTCATCACGCTGAAATCTGCCCTGTTATAGGTAAGTGATGGTGCCGGGGCAGCGGTTGCCTGCGGGGTCGTGGCAGGAGTGTTCGCAGTTGTCTGGAGAGTTGGCTGCGGGGTCGCGACGACTGTATTCTGGCTTTGGCCAACACAACCGGCAGTTACCAGCGCTGCAATGACAACGACAATAAAAAGAAGATTTTTCATACCCCCTCTTCTCTGATTGCCAATAAAGCAATTCCCCTCATTTGCAATTATTGCAAATAAGTACTGTTGTGGTGTTCGGTCCGGACTATAAGGTTAAGGTCCGTGCCGGAGATCCAGCTCCGGTCCCGGAATCATATACATTGCAAATGTATCCTTTATGCCGTTTATTTACATTACTAATGTATAAAATTTTTATATGACGTGGGATCGTGAAATGAAAATATGGCATCCAGGAAACTGAAGCAGTCCTGAAGGCTGGAGACCAAAAAAGAGTCATTGTTAAAGACTGCATATTTTTTTAGTGAACGTATCATCCAACCTGCCGGAACAACTCCTTTTCCATCATTGTATTCCGGTAGATAAAATACGGAATCGCATATTCCGGGCGAACCGGAACTATTCGGACCGGTCCTTCCGCCCGGCATACGAATGGCTTGAGGAGGAGATTGGGTACTATCCATTCTTCTTTTCAGTGGGATCTGATGAATCTGCAATACGGATGACAGGGTATGAAGATAACTGGCGGGTCCTGACGGGTTCCAGAATCATCCGTGGGGAAAGAAAAAATATTTACCGGAAACGGGGAAAATTTCCCAATCTCGCTCTTTTCTCGTTTGAAATGATGGGGGGTATCTTCATGGATTACGGGAGCTGGCATATTGCTCTTAATGCCTGCATGAACGGCAGATATGTGACAGATGCTGAAAAGAAAATGATTTTCAAACCCTCATGGAACCGGAACCGCTGGATCCGGGCTGCACGAACCAGCTCCCACTCTGTCCAGCTTGCTGCAGCAGTTCTGCCCCTTGATGAGGCAAAGCGCGTGTATGTCAGGAACCTGGAAACCGGGGAAAGACTCCGTCTTATGGGGTTTCCGGATCCTGAAGTGAAACGAATCCCGGTAATGGGAATTTTCTGATCCGCGATCTGGCAAATGCCCGGGCCGGTGCTGCACCAGGCCTCCGGCGGCAATGAACCCCATGACAAACCTTTATCCGAGATCACCGTCACAGGGAATACGTGATGAAGGAACTCCGGAGTGAGATTAAAATCCGGGCATCCGCCGAACGGGTATGGAACATCCTCACCGACTTTGCCGGTTTTCCGCAATGGAACCCGTTTATCCGCCGGGCACATGGTCCTGTTCGTGTGGGGGAGCAGCTCCACGTTACTATTCAGCCGTCCGGTGCAAGAGGAATGAATTTCCGTCCGGTTATTCTCAACGTTGAACCCGGCCGGGAGTTACGGTGGGTGGGTCATCTTCTCGTACCGGGACTCTTTGATGGTGAGCATATCTTTACCATTGAACCCTCAGGACCCGGTCGGGTTCGTTTTATCCAGCGTGAAATCTTCACCGGTCTGCTCGTCCCGTTGTTTTCCCGGGGACTGGATACTGATACCCGAAGGGGCTTTGATGAGATGAACCGGGCCCTGAAAGTCCGGGCAGAGCAGGCTGCGGAATAAACAACCGTGAATCCTCGTAATGCTCTCATTTTTCAGATGCGGGTCCCGTATGGTCACGGGGTCCATGCCGGAGATTAAGATCCGGTTCCGGAATTATATACATTGCAAATGTATGCTTCATGCCGTTTATTTACATTACCAATGTATAAAATTTTTATACGGAGTGGGATGGGGATATTGAAATTTAATATCCAGAAAAACGGATCAGTCCTGAAGGCCGGAGATTTTCATTAATAGATTTCTTCAATATCCGTCTCTGCGATCTTCACGACGAATTGTTCCGGAACGTCGATTCTGGTCCGGCCGTCTCTCTTTTTCTGCCGCACGAGAATTTCGTTCTGGCCATTTGAGAGCGGATGATCAAGGACGATTGTGCGCTCGTCAACCTTTTTTCCTTCGACTGTAACCGGCATGTTCACTCCATTATTGATAATACTGCTGGTGTGTCTGCTTCTCACTTATCGGGTGAATAAAAACGGTTTTAATCCCGTCGAATTCGACGGGTTTAGAAAACAAAAAAATCTCAATCCTTAATCTCCGAGAGCGAAACATAATCCTCTTTCCTTCGGCACTTCCACATTCTGACATTTTCCTCAAGCCGGTGCTTCTTCCGGTCTTCGATCATGCCTGCCCGGATATCTGTAATGTTATGACCAGCCGATTGCATTTCTGAAGATTCTTTCATAGATTCTATTAACGGGAAAGGGTTCTGCCCTATGGGTTCAGATTTCATCTTCACGCGGAATAACACTCACCAGGATTGGAATGACGAGGGGGACAATTTCCCGGGCAATCGTATTCATTGTCGTACTCTTACGGTCAAGAGGATTTTCTTCAAATTCCTGACGGGCATCATCGAGAATGTCCCACGTGATCTGCGGCAAACGGTTTCTTGTCGGGGAATCGACTCTTCCTACAGAAGCAACGAACTGGCGGATATTGAAACTGATTGCATGGAACGTCATTTCATCGTGATCGATTGTTCCCTTTGACTTTTCCTTCATCAGATCCTGGATTGCCCGGGCCCAGATGAGCATATCGAGCAGGTAAGACATCTGTCGGTGGACCGGGGGCTTTCCTGAAAGAATCCCTTTCCGCCGGATATAATTCGGGCTTGCGTCAACTGACCTGCGATCGGCAAGATCAACTTTGCGCCCGAAGAGATGTTCGAGCTCTTCCGTCATCTCAAACAGATCATGGAAAGAGTGGTGGGCGTCGGGCCGGTATTCTACGAGTACATCGATGTCACTGTCCGGGCGGAAATCATCCCGCATGATGGAGCCATAAAACCGGAACGAATCGATTTTCCATTTCCAGCAAAATGTCAGGATGGCCTTTTCCGGCATCGGGATATTGGGGTTGGTAATGTTGAGTGATATGTTATCGGCCGGAATGTTTTTCATAATTGTTCCTTCCGGTACACTTCCGGCAAAAATCCCTTGATCTCCCGATGGTTCCAACCGGAGAACAGATACGATTTTGTGAACGGTTCATGGTCTCTCCAACCCAAGCCAGAAACCGGCGTAGCATTTCACCGCACTAATCGTCCTGTCCTGATATTTTCCGGTAAAGAATTCAGACATTGTCTGAACAATCTCCTATGAGGTCTGTTTTCCTGTCAGTATTCCGGCATGCTTTGCTCTTGTAATGTTTCTGGATTCCCTTTTTTATCTCATGGTCGAGAGCCATGATATCCTCTTCCTCAAGCCGGTGCTTCTTCCGGTCCTTGATCCTCTTTGCGATTATCATAATCAATCACTCCTTCCGGTACACTTCCGGCAAAAATCCCTTGATCTCCCGGTGGTTCCACCCAGAGAATAATCCCGGTTTTGTGAAATGCTCCCGGATGAACCGGGCGGCATCTTCTCTTGATATTATCTGGCACATGCCCGAGCTGGTGCTGTCCCGGACCCCGTACCGGAAATAAAATGTTATTGTCCCGTCTGCGTCATTTGCAACAAAGAGATCTGTCCCGCGTTCCTTTCGCGAGCCGTCACCGGGATTGTGGCGCAGCGAGCGGTAGAGGATGATGTCGGTCTCGGGGTCGAGCGTGGGGATTTTTCTGTTGGGGGTTTTGTGCATGGGACATTTCCGGTCACATCCAAATAATTGTTGGGCGTTGGAGCCTATTAATTTTGCTACACATATGCAACATATATACAACATTAGTACCACATGATTATTACACATACTCTTACGAACAATATTTTTGATGTACAATCTCGTAAGTTTCGCAGCACGGGGAAGCGTGAGAAGAAAAGTACTCAAGGGACTTTTCCGGGCGAACACCCCAACGGAACTTGCGAAAACTCTGGATCTTGATCGTTCATCTGTCAGCCGGACCATCCAGGCACTTGAGAAAGTAGGACTTGTGGAGTGCCTGACACCGGATGAAAAGATGAGCCGGTATTACCAGACAACCGCGACCGGTAAGAAAGTCGTTGATATCATTGAAGGAAAAGCTGAGTAAGCCAATTTTTTTGAGAGATAACGAGTGAATACCATTGAGTGTCCGCTTGCACACGAAACAATTTACTTCGTGAAAATGTAATCTGATTAAGATTCCCGTATTTCGGTTCATATGAGTCAGGGATTGACCTCATTGCCGGGATCGGGTTTAACTCGGTCACGATGTATGAGTATTTCGACAAGACTCGAAAAAAGGACTGCTTCCAAAGCATCATCACATCCCATGAAAGCTTCACTCGAACGCTTTTTTGCAAATACAACGAGCATCTCCCCATGTTGCCGGTCCTCTCGTTTGAGAGCCCGGGTTTCCCGGGCCCAGCGGTCAGCCATCCGGTTTGCACGTTGCCGGACACTTTCAATACTTCTTCCCATTATTGTTTCTCCGGGAATCACTATCCTGCTTACAAGGATAAAGCTCAGGAATGGGTGTTGTGAAAGTATCGATAAACGAGTCGTTTTCCTCGTACCTTGCAGTGTCCGGATAACCCCCTTTTAACTGATTATTCCGACGTTCCCTCATTTTTAAGGGTCACCTGAAAAAAATGACCTTCATATTCGCGTTCTGGCAGGCTTTTCAGGTATGGACAACCCAAAAAAATAACCTCCAGCCAATGAACGATAAGTGTCATTGTATGAGGTGCATTT encodes:
- a CDS encoding nucleotidyltransferase domain-containing protein, with protein sequence MKNIPADNISLNITNPNIPMPEKAILTFCWKWKIDSFRFYGSIMRDDFRPDSDIDVLVEYRPDAHHSFHDLFEMTEELEHLFGRKVDLADRRSVDASPNYIRRKGILSGKPPVHRQMSYLLDMLIWARAIQDLMKEKSKGTIDHDEMTFHAISFNIRQFVASVGRVDSPTRNRLPQITWDILDDARQEFEENPLDRKSTTMNTIAREIVPLVIPILVSVIPREDEI
- a CDS encoding CrcB family protein, with the protein product MEPVILVGVGGAIGSILRFELSKLQPIRGIPAGTALVNILGSFAFALVVFAALPGDLYALIGIGGLGGFTTFSTFGFETFRMLEDHDYPMMITNVLINVAGSLLGVGAGYLAVLWLI
- a CDS encoding response regulator codes for the protein MISVLYIDDDPSLLEISKMYLEDSGEFHIDTVESATRALDILQHHNYDAVISDYQMPEMDGLEFLRNLRKENPLIPVIIFTGKDREEIAFAAVENGADSYHQKGGDPEIQFAELSHKIRKSVEQYPTKLAIRKSGIRHRFETVPCYTRVLDNECRVICDSPSTAYILGYPESFFTGKIAIDFIHPEDRETAKAAFDRVRTRTNPGTPTGFRLRKANGTYISVESVAMNLTGVTGVDGIVVTTWLSPGKKGMNRYFGTN
- a CDS encoding winged helix-turn-helix domain-containing protein — translated: MYNLVSFAARGSVRRKVLKGLFRANTPTELAKTLDLDRSSVSRTIQALEKVGLVECLTPDEKMSRYYQTTATGKKVVDIIEGKAE
- a CDS encoding DUF190 domain-containing protein; the encoded protein is MLADGMLLRIYIAESVRINEKSAYKYLVDYFLAKGFPGCTVFRGMIGYGHEYKIHTVDILNLSLDLPVVIDVVDTEEKIMAIVPEVEAMVEHGLVTVQKVQMGRKEKK
- a CDS encoding SRPBCC domain-containing protein; protein product: MKELRSEIKIRASAERVWNILTDFAGFPQWNPFIRRAHGPVRVGEQLHVTIQPSGARGMNFRPVILNVEPGRELRWVGHLLVPGLFDGEHIFTIEPSGPGRVRFIQREIFTGLLVPLFSRGLDTDTRRGFDEMNRALKVRAEQAAE
- a CDS encoding PAS domain S-box protein; the encoded protein is MITVLYVDDEQHLLDIAKIFLERTGNFLIDTAISVAEAQKKLELLKYDAILSDYQMPVTDGIEFLKFVREHIGSIPFILFTGKGREEIVIQALENGADFYVQKGGDPKSQFAELQNKIEKAVNENTAICARKESEQRLIDIINFLPDATFVIDTRGTVIAWNRAMEQMTGVPATDILGKGNYEYALPFYHERRPILLDLILSYDLSYAQTYDDIRQDGDQLVSEKFIPALSGGKGAHLWFVASPLYDAKGTIVGAIESIRDITGQKNLEQSARASERRYHNVFNAVAEAMIVVDRDSGSILDANTAAIRLYGYSCDEFRRLQSRDLTDDNERMIPVDREGILHIPERRHRKKDNTLFPAEITGNVYPQKNRTIAIMTARDITDRKKSEQELAQRNDELHAANEQLAATTEELRQNCEELGNNQRQLIRTNEFLTSLISASPFAIVAFDTMGTILKWNPAAEQMFGWREQEMVGRTFPHIPKKNVRGFEAVLRQVFSGESVSGLELRRPKKDGTIIDIRLSAAPIYYDEETISGVIGIIEDITEQNVAKETLAESRRVLDTLMNNLPGLVYRCKNDHDWTMEFVSRGCLDLTGYLPDDLIANRTVTYASLIVPEDRQRVEDEVQQGVTSQRPFQMEYRITDRAGAVRWVWEQGRGIFNARGELAFLEGYITDNSERKHAEEALRQANSKLNLLSGITRHDIMNQLFVLQAYIRKCGDAIDSPVQLAELFSKEQKIAKSIEHQIDFSRDYQDLGMQKPVWQNVAAVIHRIHATHLMGGIRIHVDREDPEVYADPLFEKVMYNLIDNALRYGGEALTAITISSREENRSLIITVADDGAGIRAEDKPKLFTRGFGKNTGLGLFLSREILSITGIAITETGEPGRGARFEITVPDGRYRFCQDSSPLRS
- the crcB gene encoding fluoride efflux transporter CrcB, whose translation is MKINYYPYVLIAAGGFTGAILRWYIDVQIPSLGGTLIVNFLGCFVMGVFMYESIYIGKFSRDTRIFFGVGVIGAFTTFSALAVQSFQAGPALGMANILANLLLGFIGILAGRHIISYQRWN